In Actinoplanes octamycinicus, the genomic window GTCGAACGAGCCGGGCACGAACTGGAACTGGCTCGACAGCCGCTGCCAGACGTCCTCGCGCCACGGGGTCCGGGCGCCCTTCTTGGCGGCGGCGTAGGCCAGCGACTCGAAGTCGCCGTCACCCCAGTCGGCCCGGGCGAAGCCCACCACCACGAAACCGGGCGGCAGCAGACCTCGGTTGGCCAGGTCGTACACGGCCGGGATGAGCTTCTTACGGGACAGGTCACCGGTGACCCCGAAGATCACCAGAGCGCAGGGCTCCGGAATCCGCGGTAGCCGTCGGTCCTGTGCGGTGCGCAGCGGATTACCCACGTTGCCATCCTGCCAGTTTTTCGTGAGGGGAGCGGCCTGTCGCGGAGGGTTCCGCGACAGGCCGCACGGCGTCCGTCAGGCGCCTTCGCCGGTCTTCAGCGACTTCTCGACGTGCTCGAGCAGCTCTTTCCAGCTCGCCTCGAACTTCTCGACGCCCTCCTCCTCGAGGACCTTGACGACGTCGTCGAAGTCGACGCCGACCGCCGCCAGGTCGGCGAAGACCTGCTTGGCGTCGGCGTAGTTGTTCGTGATGCTGCCCGGCTTGGTGGTGCCGTGGTCGGCGAACGCCACGATCACCGACTCCGGCATGGTGTTCACCGTGCCGGGCGCGATCAGCTCCTCGACGTAGATCGTGTCGGGGAAGTCCGGGTTCTTGGTGGACGTGGAGGCCCACAGCGGCCGCTGCGGGTGCGCCCCGGCGGCGGCCAGCGACTTCCACCGCTCCGACCCGAAGACCTCCTCGTACGCCTCGTAGGCCAGCCGGGCGTTGGCGATCGCGGCCTTGCCCTTGAGCGCCTTGGCCTGGTCGCTGCCGATCTTGTCGAGCCGCTTGTCCACCTCGGTGTCCACCCGGGAGACGAAGAACGACGCCACCGAGCCGATCTTGGACAGGTCGTGGCCGTTCGCCTTCGCCTGCTCCAGACCGGCCAGGAACGCGTCCATCACCGCGCGGTAGCGCTCCAGCGAGAAGATCAGCGTCACGTTCACGCTGATCCCGGCCGCCAGGGTCTGCGTGATCGCCGGCAGGCCGGCCAGCGTCGCCGGGATCTTGATGAACAGGTTCGGCCGGTCGACCAGCCACCACAGCGTCTTCGCCTCGGCGACGGTGGACTCGGTCTCGTGCGCCTTGCGCGGGTCGACCTCGATCGAGACCCGGCCGTCCACGCCGTTCGAGGCGTCGTACGCCGGGCGCAGCACGTCGGCCGCGGCGCGCACGTCGGCGGCGGTCATCAGCCGGACCGCCTCCTCGACCGTCACCCGCTGCGCGGCCAGGTCGCGGACCTGCTCGTCGTAGGCGTCCGCGTCGGAGAGCGCCTTCTGGAAGATGCTCGGGTTCGTGGTGACCCCGACCATGTGCTGCTCACGGCGCATCTTGTCGAGCGAGCCGCTGGTCAGCCGCACCCGGGAGAGGTCGTCGAGCCAGACCGCCACACCCTGGGCGGACAGCTCTGCCAGTCTGTCGGTCATTACCTTCAACTCCTGTCAGTTGCCGGTCTTGTGACCGGTGATCTCGCCGACCTTCGCCAGGGAGGCGTTGGCCTTCGCAACGACGTTGTCAGCGGTGAAACCGAACTGCTCGAAGAGGATCTTCGCCGGGGCGCTGGCACCGTAGTGCTCGATGCTGACCGCCTCGCCGGCGTCGCCGATGATCCGGTCCCAGCTCATCCGGATGCCGGCCTCCACCGAGACGCGGGCCTTCACCCCGTGCGGCAGGACCTGCTGCTGGTACGCGGTCTCCTGCTGGAAGAACCACTCCTGGCAGGGCATCGAGACCACCCGGGTGGGGGTGCCCTGGGCCTCCAGGCGCTCCTGCGCGGTGAGCGCGATGGCCACCTCGGAGCCGCTGGCGATCAGGATCACCTGCGGGGTGCCGGTGGACGCCTCGGACAGGATGTAGCCGCCCTTGAGGGTGCCCTCGGCCGACGCGTACTTCGAGCGGTCGAGGGTCGGCAGGTTCTGCCGGGACAGCGCCAGCGCGGTCGGGCGGTCGTGGTGCTCCAGGGCGCCGCGCCAGGCGAACGCGGTCTCGTTGGCGTCGGCCGGGCGGACCACGTCGAGGCCGACGATGGCGCGCAGCGCGGTCAGCGTCTCGATCGGCTGGTGGGTCGGGCCGTCCTCGCCGAGACCGATCGAGTCGTGCGTCCACACGAAGACGACCGGCAGCTTCATCAGCGCGGAGAGCCGGACGGCGCCGCGCATGTAGTCGCTGAAGACCAGGAAGGTGCCACCGTACGGCCGGGTGCCGCCGTGCACCGCGATGCCGTTGAGGATCGAGCCCATGCCGTGCTCACGGATGCCGAAGTGCAGGGTGCGCCCGTACTCGTGGCCGGGGAACTCCTTGGTGGCGTACTCCGCCGGGATGAACGACGGCTCGCCCTTCATCGTGGTGTTGTTGCTCTCCGCCAGGTCGGCGGAACCGCCCCACAGCTCGGGCAGGACCGGGGCGAGCGCCTCCAGGATCTTGCCGGACGCGGCGCGGGTGGCCAGGCCCTTCTCGTCGGCCGGGAACTCGGGCAGCGCGGCGGCCCAGCCGTCCGGCAGCTGCTTGGCGGCGAGCCGGTCGAACAGCTTCTTGCCCTCGGCGTTGCCGGCGGCCCAGGCGTCGAACGCCTTCTGCCACTCGGCGTGCGCCGCCTTGCCGCGCTCGACCGCCTGCTGGGTGTGCTTGACCACCTCGTCGTCGATCGCGAACGGCTCGTCGGTGAAGCCGAGCAGCGCCTTGGTGGCGGTGATCTCGTCCTTGCCCAGCGCCGAGCCGTGGATCTTGCCGGTGTTCTGCTTCTTCGGCGCCGGCCAGCCGATCACCGTCTTGAGGACGATGAACGACGGCTTGTCGGTGACCGCCTTGGCGGCCTGGATCGCCGCCCAGAGCGCCTCGACGTCCTCCACGTACGGGTCCGAGCCGCTCCAGTCGACGGTCTGGACGTGCCAGCCGTACGCCTCGTAGCGGGCGCCGACGTCCTCGGACTTGGCGATCCGGGTGTCGTCCTCGATGGAGATCTGGTTGTCGTCGTAGATCACCGTGAGGTTGCCGAGCTTCTGCACCGAGGCGATCGCACTCGACTCGTGGCTGACGCCCTCCTCGATGTCACCGTCCGAGGCGATCGAGTAGACGTGGTGGTCGAACGGCGACTGGCCGGCCGCGGTGTCCGGGTCGAACAGGCCGCGCTCGCGGCGGGCCGCCATCGCCATGCCGACCGCGTTGCCGATGCCCTGGCCCAGCGGGCCGGTGGTGATCTCGACGCCCGGCGTGTGCCCGAACTCGGGGTGGCCCGGGGTGAGCGAGTCCCACTGGCGCAGCGACTTCAGGTCGTCCAGCGACAGTCCGTAACCGCTGAGGAAGAGCTGAATGTAGAGGGTGAGGCTGGAGTGACCGCAGGACAGCACGAACCGGTCGCGGCCCGCCCAGTGCGGGTCGGTCGGGTCGTGCCGCATGACGCGGTTGAACAGCAGGTAGGCGGCCGGAGCCAGGCTCATGGCCGTGCCGGGGTGGCCGTTGCCGGCCTTCTCGACGGCATCCATGGCCAGCACCCGCACTGTGTCGACCGCCTTGCGGTCGAGGTCGGACCAATTGAGAGCAGGATCTGTGGCACCCACGTCTGTTGTGCTCCTCGGGCAGGATTGTGGAACCCTTTTCGGCTTGACCCTATCCAGTCGGGCTAAACGTCTGCGCAGCGAACGGCACAGGTGCATACGCTGTGAGCGGACACACGGTTGACGGGTGTGACGGCGTCCACCTGTGCCGGGTGGCCCGAGCAGCGGAGACGGTGGCGCGTAGGCTGTCCGGGCGGCTCGGCCGGGTTGATCTCCACCCGGCAGGCGGCCGCGAGTTGGTCCAAATGCCGGAAGGTGGCTGTCCGTGAGCATGATCACCGAGCGTTCCGTCCAGCGACGGTCGCCCGGCGTGGCGGAGCCCGCGCCACGCGAGGAAGCGCGACGCGACCGGATGGCGGTGTTGCGGGGCTACCTGGCGCTGACCAAACCGGCCATCGTCGAGCTGCTGCTGGTCACCACGGTGCCGACCATGATGCTGGCCGCCGGCGGCTGGCCCGACCTGGTCACCTTCTTCGCGGTGCTGGTCGGCGGCGCGCTGGCGGGCGGCGCGGCGAGCGCGCTGAACTGCTACATCGACCGCGACATCGACGTGCTGATGAAGCGGACCAAGCGGCGGCCGCTGCCCACCCACCAGATCACCCCGCGCGCGGTGCTGATCTTCGGGCTCACCCTCGCGGTGGTGTCGGTGGTGCTGATGGCGCTGCTGACCAACTGGCTGGCGACCGCGCTGACCGCGTTCTCGATCTTCTACTACGACGTGGTCTACACGCTCTGGCTGAAGCGGCGCACCCCGGCGAACACGTTCTGGGGCGGCGTCTGCGGCGCCGCGCCGGTGGTCATCGGCTGGGCCGCGGTGACCGGTTCGATCGCGCCGATGGGCTGGGCGCTGTTCGCAGTCGTCTTCTTCTGGCAAATGCCGCACTTCTACGCACTTGCCATCAAGTACAAGGACGACTACGCCC contains:
- a CDS encoding heme o synthase, which codes for MITERSVQRRSPGVAEPAPREEARRDRMAVLRGYLALTKPAIVELLLVTTVPTMMLAAGGWPDLVTFFAVLVGGALAGGAASALNCYIDRDIDVLMKRTKRRPLPTHQITPRAVLIFGLTLAVVSVVLMALLTNWLATALTAFSIFYYDVVYTLWLKRRTPANTFWGGVCGAAPVVIGWAAVTGSIAPMGWALFAVVFFWQMPHFYALAIKYKDDYARAGVPMLPVVRSVARVNFEIVLYTVLTVASSLIAWPLGRDLGLGWIYGAAAVLTGGLFLGESIRLVYQTRNGGMVKPMRLFQLSITYLTLLFMAIAVDALI
- the tal gene encoding transaldolase; the encoded protein is MTDRLAELSAQGVAVWLDDLSRVRLTSGSLDKMRREQHMVGVTTNPSIFQKALSDADAYDEQVRDLAAQRVTVEEAVRLMTAADVRAAADVLRPAYDASNGVDGRVSIEVDPRKAHETESTVAEAKTLWWLVDRPNLFIKIPATLAGLPAITQTLAAGISVNVTLIFSLERYRAVMDAFLAGLEQAKANGHDLSKIGSVASFFVSRVDTEVDKRLDKIGSDQAKALKGKAAIANARLAYEAYEEVFGSERWKSLAAAGAHPQRPLWASTSTKNPDFPDTIYVEELIAPGTVNTMPESVIVAFADHGTTKPGSITNNYADAKQVFADLAAVGVDFDDVVKVLEEEGVEKFEASWKELLEHVEKSLKTGEGA
- the tkt gene encoding transketolase translates to MGATDPALNWSDLDRKAVDTVRVLAMDAVEKAGNGHPGTAMSLAPAAYLLFNRVMRHDPTDPHWAGRDRFVLSCGHSSLTLYIQLFLSGYGLSLDDLKSLRQWDSLTPGHPEFGHTPGVEITTGPLGQGIGNAVGMAMAARRERGLFDPDTAAGQSPFDHHVYSIASDGDIEEGVSHESSAIASVQKLGNLTVIYDDNQISIEDDTRIAKSEDVGARYEAYGWHVQTVDWSGSDPYVEDVEALWAAIQAAKAVTDKPSFIVLKTVIGWPAPKKQNTGKIHGSALGKDEITATKALLGFTDEPFAIDDEVVKHTQQAVERGKAAHAEWQKAFDAWAAGNAEGKKLFDRLAAKQLPDGWAAALPEFPADEKGLATRAASGKILEALAPVLPELWGGSADLAESNNTTMKGEPSFIPAEYATKEFPGHEYGRTLHFGIREHGMGSILNGIAVHGGTRPYGGTFLVFSDYMRGAVRLSALMKLPVVFVWTHDSIGLGEDGPTHQPIETLTALRAIVGLDVVRPADANETAFAWRGALEHHDRPTALALSRQNLPTLDRSKYASAEGTLKGGYILSEASTGTPQVILIASGSEVAIALTAQERLEAQGTPTRVVSMPCQEWFFQQETAYQQQVLPHGVKARVSVEAGIRMSWDRIIGDAGEAVSIEHYGASAPAKILFEQFGFTADNVVAKANASLAKVGEITGHKTGN